AATTTATAAGTGTTGTAATTGTGGTATAGAAATAGATAGAGATTACAATGCAAGTATAAATCTTGAAAAAGCAAAAATATATAAAGTAATAGCATAGATATTTTAAAATAAAAAGAAAAGGAGAAAGCTACAAATAGCAAGTTAAAATATCTATATGTACCGATGGCTAGTCGGGAATTTACGACTATGGAGAGTACAAGGAACTATGAGTAGATACTAAGTATTGAAAATATACTCGTTGAAGTAGTAATATTCTAGTGTATTAAATATATTTTAATACATTTTTAGTAGCAGGAATTATGAACTTAGATAAAGTTAATAAATACATAAAAGAATTTGAAAAAACAATTACAAAACCTAAAACTGATTTTGATAAAAGTAAATTCTTTGTTGGAGTAGATTTGGGTACAGCTAATATAATGATAACTATTTTAGATAAAGATGGAAAGCCTATTGCCGGTGCAGCTCAACGTTCTAGAGTTGTTAAAGATGGTATAGTGGTAGATTTCATTGGAGCTATTTCAATTGTTAAAAAATTAAAAGAAGAGTTAGAAGAAAAATTAGGTATAGAAATAACAAAAGGTTACACAGCTATTCCACCAGGAGTAGAAAAAGGTAGTGTTAAGGCTATTGTGAATGTTGTTGAGTCAGCTGGAATAGATGTTATAAAGGTTGTAGATGAACCGACAGCTGCTTCTTATGTTTTAGGTATAAGTGATGGAGTTGTTGTTGATTTAGGTGGGGGAACAACAGGTATCAGCATACTTAAAGATGGTAAGGTTGTCTTTGTTGCAGATGAACCAACT
This portion of the Fusobacterium periodonticum 1_1_41FAA genome encodes:
- the eutJ gene encoding ethanolamine utilization protein EutJ, producing MNLDKVNKYIKEFEKTITKPKTDFDKSKFFVGVDLGTANIMITILDKDGKPIAGAAQRSRVVKDGIVVDFIGAISIVKKLKEELEEKLGIEITKGYTAIPPGVEKGSVKAIVNVVESAGIDVIKVVDEPTAASYVLGISDGVVVDLGGGTTGISILKDGKVVFVADEPTGGTHMTLVLAGSYGVDFETAEDIKTDKKREKEVCLQITPVLQKMASIVKKYISGHDVKDIYLVGGACSFEDSEKIFAKELGLNIYKPYMPLYITPIGIALAGLKD